A DNA window from Streptomyces bacillaris contains the following coding sequences:
- a CDS encoding (2Fe-2S)-binding protein, with product MTLTPLLAGAATTSPVTAAYTRLTEVFPGLRAEVLDEGVSAPTGAGWVGAAELAAGGAAVDTFLAWDNAQVLRDYGQQARPDVVASFGLHRYAWPACLLVTVPWFLHRRVPRIPVEDVAFQRALGHLTVRVREFACLPDDPAADLPGARVVPDEAALRAEVLAALTEHLAPVLEGFGPRMRRGKRALWGMATDEIVEGLWYIAHLLGEERRAMAELELLLPGTTKPYVGTAGFRELTGPEGQSLPTRDRASCCLFYTLRPEDTCVTCPRTCDADRVRKLATAS from the coding sequence ATGACCCTCACCCCGCTGCTCGCCGGCGCCGCGACGACGTCCCCCGTGACCGCCGCGTACACCCGCCTGACCGAGGTCTTCCCCGGTCTGCGCGCCGAGGTGCTCGACGAGGGCGTGAGCGCCCCGACGGGCGCCGGCTGGGTCGGCGCGGCCGAGCTGGCCGCCGGCGGGGCCGCCGTGGACACCTTCCTGGCCTGGGACAACGCCCAGGTGCTCCGGGACTACGGACAGCAGGCCCGCCCCGACGTGGTGGCCAGCTTCGGCCTCCACCGGTACGCCTGGCCCGCCTGTCTGCTGGTGACCGTGCCCTGGTTCCTGCACCGCCGGGTGCCGCGCATCCCGGTCGAGGACGTGGCCTTCCAGCGGGCGCTCGGGCACCTGACCGTGCGGGTGAGGGAGTTCGCCTGCCTCCCGGACGACCCGGCGGCGGACCTCCCCGGCGCCCGGGTGGTGCCGGACGAGGCGGCGCTGCGGGCCGAGGTGCTGGCCGCGCTCACCGAACACCTGGCCCCGGTGCTGGAAGGTTTCGGTCCGCGGATGCGGCGGGGGAAGCGGGCGCTGTGGGGGATGGCGACCGACGAGATCGTCGAGGGCCTCTGGTACATCGCGCACCTGCTCGGTGAGGAGCGCCGCGCGATGGCCGAGCTGGAGCTGCTGCTCCCCGGCACTACGAAGCCGTACGTGGGCACCGCGGGCTTCCGCGAGCTGACCGGCCCCGAGGGGCAGTCGCTGCCGACCCGGGACCGGGCGAGCTGCTGCCTCTTCTACACCCTGCGCCCCGAGGACACCTGTGTGACCTGCCCGCGCACCTGTGACGCCGACCGGGTCCGGAAGCTCGCCACCGCTTCCTGA